Sequence from the [Clostridium] scindens genome:
TGCTGGTACAGGCAATGGCGCTTCCCCATGGGAAATGGCTGCTTTTTACCCTGGCCTCCGTCTCGCTGCCCTATGCAGACGACGTGCCAGTGAAAATAAAGAAACGTGTGTTGGCTACCATTGCCGGAGGATTGGCCTCTGTACTCATTTACTCTTTCATTCCCTGGCCGGCGGGCCGCACTGCAGCCATGATGATCTCTGGATACATATCCTTTTATTTTACAGACTATGCACAGACCTTTGCCTGTTCCACCGTCGGGGCGATAGGCGGGGCAGTATTTATGCATGCCTTCGGGCTGCAGGATGTGGGCAGCATGTTCCTGATCAGGATAGGGTATATTTTGATCGGGGCTTCCATAGGATATCTGGCCAACTGTCTGATATTTCCTTATAAAAGAGCACGGGCTACAAGGCAGTTGTGGAAAAAATATACTTCCGTGACAGAATTGCTATCAAGAATTACCCGGAAACAGCAGATAGACTCCCAATTATACTATAATCTGGTGGTTCAGTCTTATCTGCTGGAAGAAAAATTAGGCCAGAATGCTAATTTTGAGAAGTGGGAGGAATTTCCCAAGGTTCTTTCGGCCCATCAGAAGAAAATTCTCTATGTCCACAAGAATTCAAATTAAGATATCAATATGGAGGATGTTTCAGACTCTTTGGCAAAAAATAAAAGCGAGAGTGGAATTTATTCTGCATTATGTTATACTAAAAAGATCAGAAGAATGGAGAGATTAAATGAAACGAATTTTTTTGGTCGAGGATGATAAAGAAATTGCCAAGAACCTTGCGCTCTTGCTTCGCACGGAAGGATTTAACGTTACCCACGCCTCTTCGCAGGGCGAAGCCATATCCGTTCTTGACGGAAACCGGTTTGATCTGGCGCTGGTAGATATTTCTCTGCCGGATGGAAATGGTTTCACGGTCTGTACGGAGATTAAGCAGGCGCAGAATATTCCCGTTATTTTTCTTACGGCTTCCGGCGATGAGGCGAGCGTGGTAACAGGGCTTAATATGGGAGCGGATGACTATATTATCAAGCCTTTCCGCCCACGCGAGCTGACTGCGCGGATACGTACGGCCTTGCGGAAATACGGAAGCTCGCCATCGGCTTTTGAAATGTGCGATCTACATGTGGATACCGCCAGCGGCGTTGTGAAAAAGGGCGGGCGGGAGGTCTTTTTATCCGCCTTGGAATATCGGCTGCTGCTTATATTTATCAACAACCCTAATGTGATCATTACGCGGGACCGGCTGTTGGACGAATTGTGGGACGCGGCAGGCGAGTTCGTCAATAACAATACCCTTACCGTTTACATTAAGCGTTTGCGGGAGAAGATTGAGGATGACCCCGGAAATCCGCAGATCATTCTCACCGTCCGGGGGACAGGATACCGGCTGGGAGGCAGTTATGTTTCGGAATAGAGAAATACGGTGGTTTGCTGTTTTATTTATTTTTATTACCGTGGCCTTAGCTGCGGCAGGATTTGCCATCCATCCGGCAGCAGGGATACTGGCCTTTGTCTCTGCCGCTGCTTTTGGCGCGGCATTTTTTGTATTTACCAGATCCCGGTATAAAAGCATTGCTCAGATATCAGAACAGATCGATCTGGTGCTTCATAATGCGGATCATCTGTTTGTCAGCGAGGCTCAGGAAGGCGAACTATCCATTCTGCAAAGCGAGATCACCAAGATGACCGTGCGTATCCGGGAGCAGAATAATGCGCTGAAAGGAGAGAAGAAGCATCTTGCTGATTCTCTTGCCGATATTGCGCATCAGCTTCGCACGCCGCTTACTTCTGCCAATCTGATCCTGTCGTTGCTTAAAAATACTCCGGATGAGAACGAGAGGAAGAATCTGCTGCGGGAAGTGGAAGGCTTGTTCGTGCAGATGGACTGGCTGGTCACATCTCTGCTGAAGCTTTCCCGGCTGGATGCAGGCATCGTTGTATTCCAGCGTGAACAGATGGACGTCGGCAATCTGATAGATGCCTCTATCCGGCCATTGCTCATATCAATGGAACTTCATAATATTGACTTACAGACAGATATACCGGAAGGGGTAGTCATAGAAGGGGATTCTGGGTGGCTTTCGGAGGCAATCCAAAATATCCTTAAAAATTGTATGGAAAGCGCAGGCGATAACGGGAAGATTGAAATTATGTGCGAGGATAATGCACTGTTTACCGAGATTACTCTGCATGACAGCGGGCCAGGCTTTGAAAAGGAAGATCTGTTCTGCCTGTTTGACCGGTTCTATCGCGGGAAAAATGCGGGCGCGGTAGGCTATGGAATCGGACTGGCGCTGTGCAAGACGATTATCACCCGGCAGGGAGGCACGATTGCCGTAAAGAACCATCCGCAGGGCGGCGCAGTATTTTCCATTCGCTTTTCAAAATGATGAATTTATATATGAAATGTCTCCCCTAATGGCTATCGAATTTTCGAAGTTGATCTAGGGCAAATATTTAAAGAGGAACAGGAACATGGATTATGGAAAGGGCCTGTTCCTTTTTTATTTCCGGGGCAGTTTGGCTATAATATCTGTTTTTTTCATGAAATTGTACATAATACTAATGGAGAAGTCTGGATGCATCCACCTATCAGAGATATTCTTCAAAGATTTACTTGACTCTTTTAACTGTAACATTTATAATTACATTTATAGGGAACATAGGAAAAGAAGGGTAGGATGATATGGAGGAAAAAGAGAAGCAGAAGCAAAGAGCGGCAGAGGCAGCAGCAAGGCATCTTCAGGATGACATGACGATTGGGCTTGGAACCGGGTCTACAGCCTATTATCTGATTCTGGAGGCAGGAAGAATGGCGAAGGCTGGGATGCGGCTAAAGGCAGTGACTACATCGAAAGCAACGGAAGAACTTGCACGGTCACATCACATTTCCGTAATCCTCCCGGAAGAGACGGATTGTGTTGATCTTGCCATTGACGGCGTGGATGAGATTGACCGGGAGTTTCGGGCAGTAAAGGGAGGGGGAGGAGCGCTCCTTCGAGAGAAGATTGTAGCGTCCAAGGCAAAGGAAGTGATCTGGATCATGGATGAGAGCAAGCTGGTGGAGAGGCTGGGAGCATTTCCGCTTGCAGTAGAGTTACTGCCATTTGGATACGCGTGGACAGCGAATGCGATTCTGGATCTGGGATGCGCGGCAAAGATCAGAAGCCAGGAAGGACAGCAGTTCCATACTGATAATGGAAATCAGATACTGGATGTGACCATTCCAAAGGAGTTGGATTATGGCAGGGTGGCAGAGACAATCAAGGGAATTCCCGGCGTGCTGGAGACCGGCTACTTTGACCGCGCATGCAGCCGTATTATTATCGGTACCAGCCAGGGGACAGAGGAACGTGTCAATCCTGCCAGAAAGGGAAGTCTGCTTCGAATAGGAGGAATCATAAATGAGGAATAAAATAGATAAGTCGGAAGTTTATGCCGGGACATATTATTCGCAAGACAGCCTGGGGGTCTATCATTTGATATTGAATGAAGAGACCGGGGAGATGTCAAAGCCGGAACTATGCTATGAAGCGCCCAATGCCAAGTGGGTATCTCTCTTGGAAGATCGTATGGCAATCCCGGTTGAAAGAGCGGGAGCGTCAGGAACTTGTTTTCTGGAACTTGAGAAAGGAAGGCCAAAACTACTCGGAGAGATTCTGGAAGAAAAGCAGACGCCCTGCTATATCCTGCAGGACGAGGATGGCATCTATACTGCTAATTACCATGAAGGCACGGTAATGGCATATAAGTTCAAGGATGGAAAGCCTTTTGTGATAAAGAGAATAGAAAATGGAGAGGAGGCCGGCTGCCATCAGATCTTGCGGCATGGCAGCGATCTGCTGGTTCCCTGCCTTACCAGAGACCGGATACGGTTCTTTGACATAGAGCAGGGGTATGTTCCTTCAGGGGAACTGGTCTTTCCGGAGGGCACGGGGCCAAGGCATGGGGTGTTCAATCGTGATCACAGCCGCTTCTATGTGACGAGCGAATGGAGCAATGAACTTTTTGCAT
This genomic interval carries:
- a CDS encoding beta-propeller fold lactonase family protein, giving the protein MRNKIDKSEVYAGTYYSQDSLGVYHLILNEETGEMSKPELCYEAPNAKWVSLLEDRMAIPVERAGASGTCFLELEKGRPKLLGEILEEKQTPCYILQDEDGIYTANYHEGTVMAYKFKDGKPFVIKRIENGEEAGCHQILRHGSDLLVPCLTRDRIRFFDIEQGYVPSGELVFPEGTGPRHGVFNRDHSRFYVTSEWSNELFAYQVQGREFWLVQALSVLPDDRGKREAACAAIRMTADERFLYISIRGLDLLAVVDISREQAKIVQHASCYGIHPRDCILSRNEKFLLAINRYAGGIVSIRRDEKDGKLREKAGQAILPQGVSLVLK
- the rpiA gene encoding ribose-5-phosphate isomerase RpiA; amino-acid sequence: MEEKEKQKQRAAEAAARHLQDDMTIGLGTGSTAYYLILEAGRMAKAGMRLKAVTTSKATEELARSHHISVILPEETDCVDLAIDGVDEIDREFRAVKGGGGALLREKIVASKAKEVIWIMDESKLVERLGAFPLAVELLPFGYAWTANAILDLGCAAKIRSQEGQQFHTDNGNQILDVTIPKELDYGRVAETIKGIPGVLETGYFDRACSRIIIGTSQGTEERVNPARKGSLLRIGGIINEE
- a CDS encoding response regulator transcription factor, translated to MKRIFLVEDDKEIAKNLALLLRTEGFNVTHASSQGEAISVLDGNRFDLALVDISLPDGNGFTVCTEIKQAQNIPVIFLTASGDEASVVTGLNMGADDYIIKPFRPRELTARIRTALRKYGSSPSAFEMCDLHVDTASGVVKKGGREVFLSALEYRLLLIFINNPNVIITRDRLLDELWDAAGEFVNNNTLTVYIKRLREKIEDDPGNPQIILTVRGTGYRLGGSYVSE
- a CDS encoding sensor histidine kinase, coding for MFRNREIRWFAVLFIFITVALAAAGFAIHPAAGILAFVSAAAFGAAFFVFTRSRYKSIAQISEQIDLVLHNADHLFVSEAQEGELSILQSEITKMTVRIREQNNALKGEKKHLADSLADIAHQLRTPLTSANLILSLLKNTPDENERKNLLREVEGLFVQMDWLVTSLLKLSRLDAGIVVFQREQMDVGNLIDASIRPLLISMELHNIDLQTDIPEGVVIEGDSGWLSEAIQNILKNCMESAGDNGKIEIMCEDNALFTEITLHDSGPGFEKEDLFCLFDRFYRGKNAGAVGYGIGLALCKTIITRQGGTIAVKNHPQGGAVFSIRFSK